One genomic segment of Danio rerio strain Tuebingen ecotype United States chromosome 11, GRCz12tu, whole genome shotgun sequence includes these proteins:
- the zgc:174355 gene encoding E3 ubiquitin-protein ligase RBBP6 isoform X1, with protein MSCVHYRFQSRLTYDSLQFEGLNITVGELKRQIMKRERLKFCQLKISKAQTDEEYTDDDALIPKNTSVIIRRVPAAGLKSSNRRFVGHQAGPSAKSSQTGDSSLLSLEQLLKTENLAEAKASEEDKLKAVMYQSSLCYYSSSEAMTLLGLLPPNYVCFHCGIPGHHIRHCPSKGGSSSAPLKRIRRSTGIPRSFLLEVDDPNRKGVMMDGSGKYVIPIIDAEAYAAEKKKRPSFCQTKPLSSSSSAGAASSVQDARGKRSRSPSPPETHGDQKRPRH; from the exons atgtcttgtgttcattaCAGGtttcagagtcgactcacctacgactcgctccagtttgagggCCTCAACATCACTGTGggagagctgaagcggcagatcatgaagcgcgagaggctgaagttctgccagctgaagatcagcaaagcCCAAACTGATGAAG aatacacagatgatgatgctctcatccccaaAAACAcatcggtcatcatcagacgggtcCCTGCGGCTGGACTAAAGTcatcaaacagaagatttgttgg acatcaagctggaccatCAGCTAAATCTTCTCAAACAGGTGattcttcactcctctcactggagcagctgttgaag actgagaatctggctgaggcaaaggcatcagaggaggacaagctaaaagcggtgatgtaccagtccagtctgtgctactactccagcag TGAGGCCATGACACTGCTTGGGCTTCTTCCACCCAACTATGTCTGCTTTCACTGTGGGATCccaggacaccacattaggcactgcccctctAAAGGG ggcagcagctctgctccGCTTAAGCGCATCCggaggagcacagggattccccgcagcttcctgttggaggtggacgacccaaaccgaaagggagtcatgatggaCGGCAGCGGCAAATatgtcattcccatcatagatgc tgaggcctatgctgctgagaagaaaaAGAGGCCTTCCTTCTGCCAGACCAAACCGCtgtcctcctcttcctcagctgGTGCAGCATCTTCAGTCCAGGACGCCAGAGGGAAACGTTCCCGCTCCCCATCTCCACCAGAGACGCACGgagaccagaagagaccacgtcactGA
- the LOC141376554 gene encoding E3 ubiquitin-protein ligase RBBP6-like isoform X1, with product MSCVHYRFQSRLTYDSLQFEGLNITAGELKRQIMRRERLKFCQLKISKAQTDEEYTDDDALIPKNMSVIIRRVPAAGLKSSNRRFVGHQAGPSAKSSQTGDSSLLSLEQLLKTENLAEAKASEEDKLKAVMYQSSLCYYSSSEAMTLLGLLPPNYVCFHCGIPGHHIRHCPSKGGSSSASHKRIRRSTGIPRSFLLEVDDPNRKGVMMDGSGKYVIPIIDAEAYAAEKKKRPSFCQTKPLPSSSSAGAASSVQDARGKRSRSPSPPETHGDQKRPRH from the exons atgtcttgtgttcattaCAGGtttcagagtcgactcacctacgactcgctccagtttgagggCCTCAACATCACTGCGGGAGAGCTGAAGCGACAGATCATGAGGCgcgagaggctgaagttctgccagctgaagatcagcaaagcCCAAACTGATGAAG aatacacagatgatgatgctctcatccccaaAAACatgtcggtcatcatcagacgggtcCCTGCTGCTGGACTGAAGTCCtccaacagaagatttgttgg ccATCAAGCTGGACCATCAGCTAAATCTTCTCAAACTGGTGattcttcactcctctcactggagcagctgttgaag actgagaatctggctgaggcaaaggcatcagaggaggacaagctaaaagcggtgatgtaccagtccagtctgtgctactactccagcag TGAGGCCATGACACTGCTTGGGCTTCTTCCACCCAACTATGTCTGCTTTCACTGTGGGATCccaggacaccacattaggcactgcccctctAAAGGG ggcagcagctctgctTCGCATAAGCGCATCCggaggagcacagggattccccgcagcttcctgttggaggtggacgacccaaaccgaaagggagtcatgatggaCGGCAGCGGcaaatacgtcattcccatcatagacgc tgaggcctatgctgctgagaagaaaaAGAGGCCTTCCTTCTGCCAGACCAAGCCgctgccctcctcttcctcagctGGTGCAGCATCTTCAGTCCAGGATGCCAGAGGGAAACGTTCCCGCTCCCCATCTCCACCAGAGACGCACGgagaccagaagagaccacgtcactGA
- the LOC141376702 gene encoding general transcription factor II-I repeat domain-containing protein 2-like gives MAESGKRTAKRKYEDERRTFLSEWEDLYFFVERNGKPFCLICQTSLSHFKASNLERHFTSLHSAVAREFPKGSELRKHKVKTLKGQAEKQTQLFRKFSKHSETVTLASYQLAWNIARAKKPYLEGEFVKKCLSDAVAILCPENENLKRSVKDLQLSRHTVEQRISDIDNSVETHLLSDLQKCQYFSIALDESCDVQDKPQLAIFVRFVSEDCTIREELLDIVPLKDRTRGIDLKETLMTVVEKANLQLSKLTAIVTDGAPAMLGSERGLVGLCKADDRFPAFWTFHCIIHQEHLVSKKLNLDHIMKPVLEIVNFVRTHALNHRQFKNLIDELDEDLPSDLLFHCAVRWLSRGHVLSRFFELLNPVKLFLAEKHKEYPELHDPQWISDLAFLVDVLHYLNGLNVDLQGKLKMLPDLVQSVFAFVNKLKLFKTHLQKRDYTHFPTLLKASGQKAEVVKGSTARYATLLENLEQSFEERFSNLRQKRQQITFLINPFTAESGCLKAPLVEDEAASQLEMIELSEDDRLKSVLREGTVEFWKIVPVERYPNVKQAALKLLSMFGSTYAALQCLFTGAIPLLISTGDLTCSVSDLGRFTPP, from the exons ATGGCAGAGTCAGGAAAGCGTACAGCTAAGCGTAAATACGAAGATGAGCGCAGAACATTTTTATCTGAATGGGaggatttatatttttttgttgaaagaAATGGAAAGCCATTCTGCTTGATATGCCAGACTTCGTTGTCACATTTTAAGGCTTCAAATCTCGAGCGCCATTTCACCTCTCTCCATTCTGCCGTAGCCCGGGAATTTCCCAAAGGCAGTGAACTTCGCAAGCACAAGGTAAAGACACTGAAAGGTCAGGCAGAAAAGCAAACTCAGCTTTTCCGAAAATTTAGTAAGCATTCAGAGACGGTCACATTAGCATCATATCAGCTAGCATGGAACATTGCTCGTGCAAAAAAGCCATACCTTGAAGGAGAATTTGTTAAAAAGTGCCTCAGTGATGCTGTTGCTATTCTTTGTCCCGAAAATGAAAATTTGAAACGTTCAGTAAAGGACCTTCAACTGTCACGACACACTGTTGAACAGAGAATATCGGACATTGACAATTCAGTAGAAACACATTTACTGTCAGATCTTCAGAAGTGCCAGTATTTTAGCATTGCGTTGGATGAGTCATGCGATGTTCAAGACAAGCCACAATTGGCAATATTTGTACGGTTTGTGTCAGAAGACTGCACAATTAGGGAAGAGCTGCTTGACATAGTGCCGCTGAAAGACAGAACTCGTGGCATCGATCTGAAAGAGACACTGATGACTGTTGTTGAGAAAGCAAATCTGCAGTTATCAAAACTAACAGCCATAGTCACGGACGGAGCTCCAGCCATGCTGGGATCTGAGAGAGGTCTTGTAGGGCTGTGTAAAGCTGACGACCGTTTTCCAGCATTTTGGACTTTCCACTGTATTATCCATCAAGAGCACTTGGTGTCTAAAAAGCTAAACTTAGACCACATTATGAAACCTGTGCTGGAAATTGTCAATTTTGTACGCACACATGCTCTCAATCACAGACAGTTCAAAAATCTCATTGATGAACTTGATGAAGACCTTCCATCTGATCTGCTTTTTCACTGTGCCGTGCGATGGCTTTCAAGAGGACATGTGCTTTCTCGTTTCTTTGAGCTTTTGAATCCAGTGAAGCTGTTCCTCGCAGAGAAACATAAGGAATATCCTGAGCTACATGATCCCCAGTGGATTTCAGATTTGGCTTTTTTGGTTGACGTGCTGCATTATCTGAATGGACTGAATGTGGATCTGCAAGGGAAGTTAAAGATGCTGCCTGACCTGGTGCAAAGTGTTTTTGCATTTGTCAACAAACTCAAGCTGTTCAAGACACATCTACAAAAGAGAGACTACACACATTTTCCAACCTTGTTGAAGGCAAGTGGACAAAAAGCAGAGGTTGTAAAAGGGAGTACTGCACGGTATGCTACGCTGCTTGAAAATCTTGAGCAAAGTTTTGAGGAAAGATTCTCCAACCTACGACAAAAAAGACAACAGATAACATTTTTGATCAACCCATTCACTGCTGAATCAGGCTGTTTAAAAGCCCCTTTAGTGGAAGATGAAGCAGCATCTCAGCTTGAAATGATTGAACTTTCTGAGGATGACAGACTTAAAAGTGTCCTGAGGGAAGGAACCGTGGAGTTTTGGAAGATTGTGCCCGTTGAGAGATATCCCAATGTCAAACAGGCTGCACTCAAACTGTTGTCAATGTTTGGGTCAACTTAT GCTGCACTGCAGTGTCTATTCACAGGCGCGATCCCACTACTGATCAGCACGGGGGATTTGACCTGCTCCGTCTCCGACCTGGGCCGGTTCACCCCTCCTTAA
- the LOC141376554 gene encoding E3 ubiquitin-protein ligase RBBP6-like isoform X2 → MSCVHYRFQSRLTYDSLQFEGLNITAGELKRQIMRRERLKFCQLKISKAQTDEEYTDDDALIPKNMSVIIRRVPAAGLKSSNRRFVGHQAGPSAKSSQTGDSSLLSLEQLLKTENLAEAKASEEDKLKAVMYQSSLCYYSSRAAALLRISASGGAQGFPAASCWRWTTQTERES, encoded by the exons atgtcttgtgttcattaCAGGtttcagagtcgactcacctacgactcgctccagtttgagggCCTCAACATCACTGCGGGAGAGCTGAAGCGACAGATCATGAGGCgcgagaggctgaagttctgccagctgaagatcagcaaagcCCAAACTGATGAAG aatacacagatgatgatgctctcatccccaaAAACatgtcggtcatcatcagacgggtcCCTGCTGCTGGACTGAAGTCCtccaacagaagatttgttgg ccATCAAGCTGGACCATCAGCTAAATCTTCTCAAACTGGTGattcttcactcctctcactggagcagctgttgaag actgagaatctggctgaggcaaaggcatcagaggaggacaagctaaaagcggtgatgtaccagtccagtctgtgctactactccagcag ggcagcagctctgctTCGCATAAGCGCATCCggaggagcacagggattccccgcagcttcctgttggaggtggacgacccaaaccgaaagggagtcatga
- the zgc:174355 gene encoding E3 ubiquitin-protein ligase RBBP6 isoform X2, whose amino-acid sequence MSCVHYRFQSRLTYDSLQFEGLNITVGELKRQIMKRERLKFCQLKISKAQTDEEYTDDDALIPKNTSVIIRRVPAAGLKSSNRRFVGHQAGPSAKSSQTGDSSLLSLEQLLKTENLAEAKASEEDKLKAVMYQSSLCYYSSRAAALLRLSASGGAQGFPAASCWRWTTQTERES is encoded by the exons atgtcttgtgttcattaCAGGtttcagagtcgactcacctacgactcgctccagtttgagggCCTCAACATCACTGTGggagagctgaagcggcagatcatgaagcgcgagaggctgaagttctgccagctgaagatcagcaaagcCCAAACTGATGAAG aatacacagatgatgatgctctcatccccaaAAACAcatcggtcatcatcagacgggtcCCTGCGGCTGGACTAAAGTcatcaaacagaagatttgttgg acatcaagctggaccatCAGCTAAATCTTCTCAAACAGGTGattcttcactcctctcactggagcagctgttgaag actgagaatctggctgaggcaaaggcatcagaggaggacaagctaaaagcggtgatgtaccagtccagtctgtgctactactccagcag ggcagcagctctgctccGCTTAAGCGCATCCggaggagcacagggattccccgcagcttcctgttggaggtggacgacccaaaccgaaagggagtcatga